In Paenibacillus sp. BIC5C1, a genomic segment contains:
- a CDS encoding DUF6903 family protein encodes MMEDFTKNYLRNLLMLIVFIVGIGLVIIGQKNIGAPGLGLMLLGLAMLIGLLWLYNRKYK; translated from the coding sequence ATGATGGAAGACTTTACAAAGAATTATTTGCGTAATTTGTTGATGCTGATTGTTTTTATCGTCGGTATTGGATTGGTAATTATCGGCCAAAAGAACATTGGAGCCCCCGGACTGGGTCTGATGTTGCTTGGGCTTGCTATGCTGATTGGTCTGCTGTGGCTATATAACCGAAAATATAAATAG
- a CDS encoding carbohydrate ABC transporter permease, with the protein MNTNNRSRRGVSDKLYKGFIYVILIALAILILIPVLWAFMASIKQDSEFYGSPWTLPAGMHLQNFADAWLKAKMGSFMLNSVLVTVIALVLLLMVALPASYVLSRFKFRGNGFWNMMFMAGLFININYIIVPIFLMLNNGDKMLRGILGHPILLNNLFILAVVYAAMALPFTIYLMSGYFKSLPKEFEEAASVDGAGYFRTMVQVIMPMAKPSIVTVILFNFLSYWNEYIISMTLLTKPTLKTLPVGLMNLMAAQKSAVQYGQMYAGLVLVMLPTLIIYILVQKKLTQGMTMGGLKG; encoded by the coding sequence ATGAATACAAACAACCGCTCACGGAGAGGTGTTAGTGACAAATTATATAAGGGCTTCATTTACGTTATACTGATCGCTTTAGCCATCCTCATCCTCATTCCAGTTCTATGGGCATTTATGGCCTCGATCAAACAAGATAGTGAGTTTTACGGCAGCCCCTGGACACTGCCCGCCGGGATGCATCTACAGAACTTTGCAGATGCATGGCTGAAGGCCAAAATGGGTTCTTTTATGCTCAATTCCGTATTGGTGACGGTAATCGCACTGGTGCTTCTGCTTATGGTGGCATTGCCTGCGTCCTATGTGCTTTCTCGTTTTAAATTTAGAGGGAACGGATTCTGGAATATGATGTTTATGGCGGGTTTGTTTATTAATATCAACTATATCATTGTTCCTATCTTTCTGATGCTTAACAACGGCGACAAGATGCTCCGCGGCATTCTGGGGCACCCCATCTTGCTGAACAACCTGTTTATTCTTGCAGTGGTATATGCTGCGATGGCCCTGCCATTCACCATCTATCTCATGTCGGGATATTTTAAATCGCTGCCCAAAGAGTTTGAGGAAGCGGCCTCGGTGGACGGTGCTGGCTATTTCCGTACTATGGTGCAAGTCATCATGCCTATGGCCAAACCCAGCATCGTAACGGTTATTCTGTTCAATTTCCTGTCCTATTGGAACGAATATATCATCTCCATGACACTCCTGACCAAACCCACCCTTAAGACATTGCCTGTCGGCTTAATGAACCTGATGGCAGCGCAAAAATCCGCTGTTCAGTATGGTCAGATGTATGCAGGACTGGTGCTGGTCATGCTTCCAACCTTGATTATATATATTCTGGTACAAAAAAAGCTAACCCAAGGCATGACAATGGGCGGGCTGAAAGGGTAA
- a CDS encoding carbohydrate ABC transporter permease, whose product MDMKKGRARFIFFCLAPAVLLFAIFLIIPTIDVFRMSLYKWGGYTDNKTFVGLQNFNKLFHSDKFYQTFQNSVLLIVLVTIVTFALALLFASMLTREKLKGQNFLRVIFYIPNILSVVVISAIFSAIYDPNSGLLNSLLKLFRGLQAEPVLWLGDQKVVIFSLAGAMIWQAIGYYMVMYMASMANIPESLYESAGLEGAGRMAQFFQITIPLIWTNIRTTLTFFIISTINMSFLFVMTMTSGGPDGATEVFLSYMYKEAYTNSSYGYGMAIGVIVFLFSFALAGILNAVTRREHLEF is encoded by the coding sequence ATGGATATGAAAAAAGGAAGAGCACGTTTTATTTTCTTCTGTCTAGCACCTGCCGTCCTCCTTTTTGCAATTTTTTTAATTATTCCTACGATCGATGTCTTTCGGATGTCATTGTACAAGTGGGGCGGCTATACCGATAACAAAACCTTCGTAGGTTTGCAGAATTTCAATAAGCTGTTTCATAGCGACAAGTTTTATCAGACCTTTCAAAACAGTGTTCTGCTCATTGTTCTTGTTACAATCGTGACCTTTGCTCTGGCACTTCTGTTTGCATCGATGCTCACACGTGAAAAACTCAAGGGGCAAAACTTTTTACGCGTAATCTTCTATATTCCTAACATTCTGTCTGTGGTTGTCATCAGTGCGATCTTCTCAGCGATTTACGATCCGAACAGCGGGCTTTTGAACTCATTACTAAAGCTGTTTCGCGGGTTACAAGCAGAGCCCGTCCTATGGTTAGGAGATCAGAAAGTGGTTATTTTCAGTCTTGCAGGCGCGATGATCTGGCAGGCGATCGGCTATTACATGGTGATGTATATGGCTAGTATGGCCAACATTCCAGAGAGCTTATATGAATCGGCAGGACTTGAGGGGGCAGGGCGAATGGCTCAGTTTTTCCAGATCACCATCCCGTTAATCTGGACGAACATACGGACGACGCTCACCTTTTTCATCATCAGTACGATTAACATGAGCTTTTTGTTCGTAATGACGATGACAAGCGGCGGTCCCGACGGTGCCACCGAAGTGTTCCTTAGTTATATGTATAAAGAAGCTTATACTAATTCCTCTTATGGCTATGGGATGGCCATCGGTGTAATTGTGTTCCTGTTCTCGTTTGCGCTTGCTGGGATCCTAAACGCAGTTACCAGACGAGAGCATTTGGAATTTTAG
- a CDS encoding carbohydrate ABC transporter substrate-binding protein, producing the protein MKKIFSLAITAALTLSLAACGSSSENGSDSTKDSSNTNSATSTEQRTLKLAALETAYGADVWKEITAAFESANPGVKVETTIDKNIEDVIGPSMKSGEFPDVIHLATGQPKGLTETFVKDNNLTDLSDVLSMTIPGESVTVKDKLIPGFTDTTITNPYNDGKTYLMPMFYSPTGLFYNEGLFEQKGWKVPTTWDEMWALGDQAKAEGISLFAYPTSGYFDSFFYALLNEVGGADFFTKVTHYNEGIWQSPEAQQTVELIGKLAAYTEKTVPANANKDNFTKNQQLILDNKALFMPNGTWVVGEMSKAPRAEGFKWGFTALPAIKDGGDRYSYTFFEQIWIPAKAENADLAKQFIAYLYSDEAAAIFSKVGAIQPIKGMSDKLDGDNKLFYSIYDNGAKAAMGAFATTDPVEGVNISDAVFASIDSLVTGAKTQQQWVEGIIKASDALRGALK; encoded by the coding sequence ATGAAAAAGATTTTTAGCCTTGCAATCACGGCAGCATTGACTCTTAGCTTGGCAGCCTGCGGCAGCTCTTCTGAAAATGGCTCCGATTCAACAAAGGATTCATCCAACACAAACTCGGCAACGTCTACGGAACAACGTACTCTTAAGCTAGCTGCTTTGGAAACCGCTTACGGAGCTGATGTATGGAAGGAAATTACGGCTGCCTTTGAAAGCGCCAACCCTGGTGTGAAAGTCGAAACGACGATTGACAAAAATATTGAAGATGTCATTGGGCCCAGCATGAAATCTGGTGAGTTTCCTGATGTTATCCATTTGGCCACGGGCCAGCCGAAGGGCTTGACTGAAACCTTTGTAAAGGATAATAACCTAACTGACCTTTCAGATGTGCTGTCCATGACCATACCCGGCGAAAGTGTAACCGTCAAGGATAAGCTCATTCCAGGTTTCACTGATACAACGATCACGAATCCGTATAACGATGGAAAGACCTATCTGATGCCTATGTTCTACAGCCCAACCGGTCTGTTCTATAACGAGGGATTGTTTGAACAAAAAGGTTGGAAAGTTCCTACAACTTGGGACGAAATGTGGGCTCTAGGTGATCAAGCTAAAGCCGAGGGGATTTCACTATTTGCTTATCCGACTTCAGGTTACTTTGACTCTTTCTTCTATGCCTTGCTCAACGAGGTGGGCGGCGCGGATTTCTTCACCAAAGTAACACATTACAACGAGGGCATTTGGCAAAGCCCAGAAGCTCAACAAACCGTCGAACTGATCGGTAAACTGGCTGCTTACACGGAAAAAACGGTTCCCGCAAATGCCAACAAAGATAACTTTACCAAAAACCAACAACTAATTCTGGACAATAAAGCACTCTTCATGCCTAACGGTACTTGGGTTGTTGGCGAAATGAGCAAAGCTCCGCGAGCAGAAGGCTTTAAATGGGGTTTCACAGCTCTTCCAGCAATAAAAGACGGTGGAGACCGTTATTCTTATACTTTCTTCGAACAAATTTGGATTCCTGCCAAAGCGGAAAACGCGGATCTGGCAAAACAATTTATTGCTTATCTTTATTCCGATGAGGCAGCAGCTATCTTTTCAAAGGTTGGCGCGATTCAACCGATCAAAGGTATGTCCGACAAATTGGATGGAGACAACAAGCTTTTCTACAGCATCTATGACAATGGTGCAAAGGCTGCTATGGGTGCATTTGCAACAACAGACCCTGTCGAAGGGGTGAATATATCGGATGCAGTGTTTGCTTCCATTGACTCCCTTGTAACAGGTGCTAAAACACAGCAGCAGTGGGTTGAGGGAATCATTAAAGCAAGCGACGCCTTGCGGGGAGCATTGAAATAA
- a CDS encoding AraC family transcriptional regulator produces the protein MGNVRYWLPGKGRGEIPAKLIYVSSSIYEGDWFSIRHSHSFAELFYVRSGRGNFIVEDEIFSVQQDDLVIVNPNVEHTEVSIGSDPLEYVVLGVEGMSFDFGKKSGTRNHEIINYSKQRNELLLYFNAMLSETENKNENYEDVCQNLLEIVIISLMRRSGHPFSVVTTQRADKICSRIKRHIDSNYAEEISLHSLAEKAHISKYYLAHTFAKYYGLSPINYLNEVRIRASKELLETTDLTIAQVAESTGFSSQSYFSQNFRRCCGLTPSGYRLQTKK, from the coding sequence ATGGGAAATGTACGCTATTGGCTCCCTGGTAAGGGACGTGGAGAGATTCCCGCAAAGTTAATCTATGTTAGCTCTTCCATTTATGAAGGGGATTGGTTCAGCATTCGTCATTCACATAGCTTCGCCGAGCTGTTTTATGTCCGAAGTGGACGAGGAAATTTCATCGTAGAGGATGAGATTTTTTCCGTGCAGCAGGACGATCTGGTCATTGTGAACCCGAACGTAGAGCATACTGAAGTATCCATTGGCAGTGACCCTTTGGAATATGTAGTGCTTGGGGTTGAGGGGATGAGTTTTGATTTTGGAAAGAAAAGTGGAACCCGTAATCATGAAATCATCAATTATTCAAAACAAAGGAATGAACTCTTGTTGTATTTCAACGCTATGCTTTCGGAAACCGAAAACAAGAATGAGAACTATGAGGACGTCTGTCAAAACTTACTTGAGATTGTCATCATTAGTTTGATGCGAAGATCTGGTCATCCCTTCTCTGTTGTAACCACGCAAAGGGCTGACAAGATATGCAGCCGGATCAAGCGACATATCGACTCGAACTATGCTGAGGAAATCTCGCTCCACTCTCTTGCGGAAAAGGCGCATATCAGCAAATATTATCTGGCACATACTTTCGCTAAATATTACGGGTTGTCACCTATTAATTATCTCAATGAGGTCAGGATTCGTGCGAGCAAGGAGCTGCTGGAAACCACAGATCTTACCATTGCTCAAGTTGCGGAATCCACTGGTTTTTCCTCTCAAAGCTACTTCTCACAAAATTTCCGCCGGTGTTGCGGCCTAACTCCAAGCGGTTATCGCCTTCAGACCAAAAAATGA
- a CDS encoding ABC transporter substrate-binding protein — MKRLTGLILSVVILAGGILAGCSEKPVAVTPEASKIEGEGWPRNIKDASDNGVVLEKRPERVAVLHPLYLDYFFALDTPPISSISATEAMEKFATLQPYAGSADIIDLGSDSANLEKIIEAQPDVIVTFKGSVDTIYDELNKIAPVILIDYTDTWENTTMLLAEVVGKEELAEQLIKETQKMIAKTKDQLGTLEDKTFALLRVDGKANFNAQGSKNTMYYNQTAGFGLLAPKGYPEGGEALTLEGLYDMNPDYIIIQHDIDVAKAAVKEKQSSKVWNSLEAVKNNHVLIFDNSLNSASVLAVRLASEYFLKLAEQ, encoded by the coding sequence ATGAAAAGACTAACCGGATTGATTTTATCTGTAGTTATACTCGCAGGGGGGATACTGGCTGGATGTTCTGAAAAACCCGTTGCAGTAACTCCTGAGGCCAGCAAGATCGAGGGTGAAGGATGGCCAAGAAACATTAAGGATGCCAGCGACAATGGTGTGGTGCTTGAGAAACGACCAGAGCGTGTAGCGGTGCTGCATCCCTTGTACTTAGATTACTTTTTTGCTCTGGATACGCCTCCAATTTCATCCATAAGCGCGACGGAAGCGATGGAGAAGTTTGCTACTTTACAGCCTTACGCCGGCTCTGCTGATATTATTGATTTGGGCAGCGATTCAGCGAATTTGGAAAAGATTATTGAGGCTCAGCCTGATGTGATTGTAACCTTTAAGGGGTCTGTGGATACCATTTATGATGAGTTGAACAAGATTGCTCCAGTCATTTTGATCGACTACACCGATACTTGGGAAAATACAACGATGCTGCTCGCAGAGGTTGTTGGAAAAGAAGAACTTGCAGAACAATTGATTAAGGAAACCCAGAAAATGATAGCAAAAACGAAAGATCAGTTAGGTACTCTTGAGGATAAGACCTTTGCCTTGTTGCGAGTTGATGGAAAAGCCAATTTTAATGCTCAAGGATCTAAAAATACAATGTACTACAATCAAACTGCAGGCTTTGGATTGTTGGCACCGAAGGGATATCCTGAGGGTGGCGAGGCGCTTACGCTGGAGGGGCTATACGACATGAATCCCGATTATATTATTATTCAGCATGATATTGACGTTGCAAAGGCAGCCGTGAAGGAAAAGCAATCTTCGAAGGTATGGAACTCACTGGAGGCCGTAAAAAACAACCATGTTCTTATATTTGATAATTCCCTCAATAGTGCGAGTGTCCTGGCTGTCCGTTTGGCCTCAGAGTATTTTCTGAAATTGGCTGAACAATAA
- a CDS encoding NtaA/DmoA family FMN-dependent monooxygenase (This protein belongs to a clade of FMN-dependent monooxygenases, within a broader family of flavin-dependent oxidoreductases, the luciferase-like monooxygenase (LMM) family, some of whose members use coenzyme F420 rather than FMN.), which yields MTSNKQLCIGLSLNATWNKGDGWRHPDSGVEQTGSIDYYIHWAKMAENSKLDFLFRADYLYISPQMLGDSSNFGSPDPTLFFAAIARETNRIGLVTTISTTFNPPYVVARQLQSLNWLSNGRAGWNIVTSIEGAENFGNSPMPSPEDRYAKAIEFTDVVCKLWDSFPNEAIVIDRESGMFADKKKVTAIHHSGEFFNVKGPLTLPSHPSGTIPLFQAGASDIGRNFASSVADAIFAAMPDLESGVELRTDLRKRAVEHGRDPNTIKVLPGLYFFLADTHEEALELHKAAHAHLSLERRHASLQSLMGLDLRGFPLDQRVTEDMLPDPDQAVRSRTHAELLRRYITKYQPTVKDILNRPEVVGSAHWVSVGTVETVMNDIIERVEAGAIDGFIALPGGSEKSMEIFFEKLIPKLVERGLFRSEYTGETLRDHLGDA from the coding sequence ATGACTTCAAACAAGCAACTATGTATTGGATTGTCCTTGAATGCAACATGGAATAAAGGTGACGGTTGGCGGCACCCGGATAGCGGAGTGGAGCAGACAGGAAGCATTGACTATTATATTCATTGGGCAAAAATGGCGGAGAACTCGAAGCTCGATTTTCTTTTCAGAGCTGATTATCTGTATATTAGCCCGCAGATGTTAGGCGATTCTTCTAATTTCGGCAGCCCGGATCCTACTTTGTTTTTTGCAGCAATAGCTCGTGAGACCAACCGGATTGGACTGGTTACGACCATTTCCACCACGTTTAATCCACCGTATGTGGTTGCCCGGCAGCTTCAATCCTTGAACTGGCTAAGTAATGGTCGTGCTGGATGGAATATTGTCACTTCTATTGAAGGTGCTGAAAATTTTGGCAATTCACCTATGCCATCACCGGAAGACCGGTATGCGAAGGCAATAGAATTTACGGATGTGGTATGCAAGCTTTGGGATAGTTTTCCGAATGAAGCTATTGTTATTGACCGTGAGTCAGGCATGTTTGCTGATAAGAAAAAAGTGACTGCTATTCATCATTCTGGTGAATTTTTCAATGTTAAAGGGCCGCTTACTTTACCTTCTCATCCATCGGGAACCATTCCTCTGTTTCAAGCTGGTGCTTCGGATATTGGAAGGAATTTTGCCTCTTCCGTAGCAGATGCTATTTTTGCGGCTATGCCGGATCTTGAATCGGGCGTGGAATTGCGAACTGATTTGAGAAAAAGAGCTGTAGAACATGGGCGTGATCCGAACACGATTAAAGTTTTGCCGGGGTTATATTTTTTCCTGGCAGATACGCACGAAGAAGCGCTTGAATTACATAAGGCTGCTCATGCCCATTTAAGTCTTGAGCGCAGACATGCCTCTCTGCAATCGTTGATGGGGCTTGATTTAAGAGGTTTTCCCTTGGATCAACGCGTAACGGAGGATATGCTGCCTGATCCGGATCAGGCTGTTCGCAGTCGTACACATGCCGAGCTGCTACGAAGATATATTACAAAATACCAGCCTACAGTGAAAGATATTCTGAATCGGCCAGAGGTTGTTGGATCTGCCCATTGGGTATCTGTTGGAACAGTCGAGACCGTAATGAATGATATTATTGAGCGGGTTGAGGCAGGTGCTATTGATGGATTCATCGCCCTGCCAGGCGGTTCAGAAAAATCGATGGAAATATTTTTTGAAAAGCTGATTCCGAAGCTGGTTGAAAGAGGGCTTTTCAGAAGTGAATATACAGGGGAAACATTGCGCGATCATTTAGGGGATGCATAA
- a CDS encoding alpha/beta hydrolase: MNEPKSRSRHLIDQEIIGAIELIPTTDLSAATLMEARKSQTEMMPQIDVTQLFPVTFEEREIPSYFGGPDIRIEIIKPGQPKYSKLPLYYSIHGGGMVMGSPVGERQSNAALAVQHGFCCVSVYYRLAPEHIQPSQLQDCYSGLKWCIEHAEELGIDTEKVALAGSSAGSGLAAGLALYIRDQKEFDIHHLRLRSPMLDDRTSILPGHPYAGEFVWTKKSNYFGWKSVLGHEPGQEETSEYYVPARAKSLAGLPPTYMSIGSVDLFIDETLLFAKQLAFDGVLIELQVLPGYHHLAPMFPNAHFSQIGANSSEYALLKALELL, encoded by the coding sequence ATGAATGAACCAAAAAGCAGAAGCAGACATCTGATCGATCAGGAGATCATAGGTGCGATTGAATTAATCCCAACCACCGATCTTTCCGCTGCCACACTAATGGAAGCACGGAAAAGTCAAACAGAAATGATGCCGCAAATCGATGTAACACAGTTGTTTCCAGTCACATTCGAAGAAAGGGAGATACCAAGTTATTTTGGTGGTCCTGATATTCGTATAGAAATTATTAAACCCGGCCAACCAAAGTACAGTAAGTTGCCGTTATATTATTCGATTCATGGTGGCGGAATGGTTATGGGCAGTCCGGTCGGTGAACGCCAAAGCAATGCGGCACTGGCTGTGCAACATGGTTTTTGCTGTGTATCTGTTTACTATCGGCTAGCGCCTGAACATATTCAGCCAAGTCAATTACAGGATTGTTATTCTGGCCTGAAATGGTGCATCGAGCATGCCGAGGAATTAGGGATCGATACCGAGAAAGTCGCTCTTGCGGGCAGCAGCGCTGGCAGTGGTTTAGCGGCAGGGCTAGCCCTGTACATTCGCGACCAGAAGGAATTCGACATCCACCATCTAAGACTGCGAAGTCCAATGCTCGATGATCGTACGAGTATTTTGCCAGGTCATCCATATGCAGGTGAGTTTGTTTGGACCAAAAAAAGCAATTATTTCGGCTGGAAATCAGTATTAGGTCACGAACCCGGACAAGAAGAAACAAGTGAATATTACGTGCCAGCGCGTGCAAAATCTCTTGCCGGTTTGCCACCCACGTATATGAGCATAGGCAGCGTTGATCTGTTTATAGATGAAACCTTATTATTTGCCAAACAACTTGCCTTTGACGGTGTGTTAATTGAATTGCAAGTACTCCCTGGATACCATCATTTGGCTCCAATGTTTCCGAATGCACATTTTTCTCAAATAGGTGCCAACTCTAGTGAGTATGCCTTGTTGAAAGCTCTGGAGCTACTTTGA
- a CDS encoding CD3324 family protein, with protein MRYTNAKKILPEKLIIMIQEYVQGETIYIPKQEKEYSHWGSLSGGRQWLDHRNATIRQAFKNNSSIEQLAKDYFLSVETIKKIVYSKNK; from the coding sequence GTGAGATATACAAACGCTAAAAAAATATTACCCGAAAAGTTAATAATAATGATTCAAGAGTATGTCCAGGGAGAGACGATTTACATTCCGAAACAGGAAAAGGAATATAGCCATTGGGGAAGCTTGAGTGGCGGAAGGCAGTGGTTAGATCACCGAAATGCCACTATTAGACAAGCTTTTAAGAATAATAGCAGCATTGAGCAACTTGCTAAGGACTACTTTCTCTCTGTTGAAACCATTAAGAAAATTGTTTATTCCAAAAATAAGTAG
- a CDS encoding helix-turn-helix transcriptional regulator: protein MNEINLASILVAKRREKGLTQDAVAAFIGVSKASVSKWETGQSYPDITFLPRLAAYFNISIDDLMGYSPQMKQSDIAKLYTKLANDFASLPFDDVIAECAAIIKKYYACFPLLLQMVRLYTNHFTLARTQEQKEALLNETMTLCERIEAESGDMQLSNDAVMYQSVCCLALRDPQRVLDLLGETVRPMMPKGVLISQAYQLMGNIDKAKETLQAELYQHVMAVFQGLLNVLQLNINTIEKAEAAFMRASDFARIFDMERLNPNNVVLLYALGAHLYCVNKSPEKSIELLEKYVDTCVKGFFPFELRGDSFFDLIDPWLNDFDVSAPRSEQVIKNSMMRDVLMNPAFNSLHEVPEFQRLVQKMNRFIE from the coding sequence ATGAACGAAATTAATTTGGCATCGATTCTAGTCGCAAAACGCAGAGAAAAAGGATTAACACAGGATGCAGTTGCTGCATTTATCGGTGTTTCCAAAGCGTCTGTTTCCAAATGGGAAACGGGACAAAGCTATCCCGATATCACATTTCTGCCGCGGCTTGCGGCCTATTTTAACATTAGCATTGACGACTTGATGGGTTATTCCCCGCAAATGAAGCAGTCGGACATCGCAAAGCTCTACACCAAACTGGCCAACGATTTTGCTTCTCTCCCTTTTGATGATGTAATTGCTGAATGTGCAGCGATCATCAAGAAATATTACGCCTGCTTCCCACTCTTATTGCAGATGGTCAGGCTGTACACCAATCACTTCACGCTGGCGAGAACACAGGAGCAAAAAGAGGCGCTTCTTAACGAAACCATGACGCTATGTGAACGGATTGAGGCCGAAAGTGGCGACATGCAGCTTTCCAACGATGCGGTTATGTATCAGTCGGTTTGTTGTCTGGCTCTCAGGGACCCGCAGCGGGTGTTAGATTTGCTTGGGGAGACTGTGCGGCCCATGATGCCAAAAGGTGTATTAATTTCACAGGCATATCAGCTTATGGGCAACATCGACAAAGCCAAAGAAACCTTGCAGGCTGAACTCTATCAGCACGTAATGGCAGTCTTTCAAGGGCTGCTGAACGTCCTGCAATTAAATATTAATACTATCGAAAAAGCCGAAGCTGCTTTTATGAGAGCGTCCGATTTTGCACGGATTTTTGATATGGAGCGATTAAATCCAAACAATGTCGTCCTGCTTTATGCACTAGGTGCTCATCTATATTGCGTGAACAAATCCCCTGAGAAATCGATTGAACTCCTTGAAAAATATGTAGATACCTGCGTGAAAGGATTCTTTCCTTTTGAGCTTCGTGGAGATTCCTTTTTTGACCTGATTGATCCGTGGCTGAACGATTTCGACGTCTCCGCACCACGCAGCGAGCAAGTTATCAAGAATAGCATGATGAGGGATGTTCTGATGAATCCAGCGTTCAATTCGTTACATGAAGTTCCCGAATTTCAACGATTAGTTCAAAAAATGAATAGATTTATTGAATAA
- a CDS encoding alpha/beta hydrolase family protein, with amino-acid sequence MGMNEKIIIGKETKYPLNGMLSLPEDGSSKVPAVVLVHGSGPADMDEKVGNNFPFKDLAEGLSDKGIAVLRYDKRTLVYGKEMKNDTSLSVKEETIEDAILAADLLRQDSRINTNQIFIIGHSLGGMLAPRIDAEGGHFAGIIIMGGSPRKFEEILMDQNDDVLNSLNLFLKMIAKKQIAALSTKFNKIYTLSDAEAKSTVVLGKYSRAFYFKEMGEHPSINYLNVLDKPVLILQGDQDFHVSVDKDFKGYQDLLGEKPNVTFKLYPHLNHLFMPAVYGEILKMKKEYKVAQHVDKKVIQDIAEWIHSV; translated from the coding sequence ATGGGAATGAACGAAAAAATAATTATTGGCAAAGAAACGAAATATCCTCTAAATGGAATGTTATCACTGCCGGAGGATGGCTCGTCAAAAGTTCCGGCCGTGGTATTGGTGCATGGCTCTGGCCCTGCGGATATGGATGAAAAGGTGGGGAATAACTTCCCTTTTAAAGACCTTGCAGAAGGATTGTCTGACAAAGGAATCGCCGTGCTGCGATATGACAAAAGAACACTCGTCTATGGAAAAGAAATGAAAAACGATACCAGCTTATCCGTTAAAGAAGAAACCATTGAGGATGCTATCCTCGCAGCTGACTTATTGCGTCAGGACTCGCGTATTAATACCAACCAAATATTCATTATAGGTCATAGTTTAGGCGGGATGTTAGCTCCACGAATTGATGCAGAAGGTGGACATTTTGCTGGTATCATTATTATGGGTGGATCTCCACGAAAATTCGAAGAGATTTTGATGGACCAAAATGACGATGTTTTGAACTCGTTGAATCTGTTTTTGAAAATGATTGCGAAGAAACAAATAGCAGCACTATCAACCAAGTTTAATAAAATCTATACGTTAAGTGATGCAGAAGCAAAATCAACTGTCGTTTTGGGTAAATATTCCAGAGCCTTCTACTTCAAGGAAATGGGAGAACATCCATCCATTAATTACCTTAACGTATTAGATAAACCCGTACTCATTTTGCAGGGAGATCAAGATTTTCATGTATCCGTAGACAAAGATTTTAAGGGTTACCAAGACTTGTTGGGAGAAAAGCCTAACGTAACGTTTAAACTTTATCCCCACTTAAATCATTTATTTATGCCAGCTGTTTATGGGGAAATATTAAAAATGAAAAAAGAATACAAAGTTGCACAACATGTAGATAAGAAAGTGATACAAGACATTGCTGAATGGATTCATTCCGTTTAG
- a CDS encoding TetR/AcrR family transcriptional regulator: protein MMAKPTLRHLKKEATEQSLAIAAFELALEHGLDGFVVEDIVQKAGYSRRTFANYFTCKEEAVAMGATAVHNTAEFENLLTMIPPNTSLLDVLYQLIQMQLTADLIGRLRELLLLSKKYPVLEPHFLGVLHHMQTTAQETLLDLSNGNDDEVYTYLLINAVYGIILPLIDGRLNVLLPGQKKTDHPSTEAVAFDEFLETMFGHLRKGF from the coding sequence ATGATGGCCAAACCAACTTTGCGGCATTTAAAAAAAGAAGCGACAGAGCAATCGCTGGCGATCGCAGCATTTGAACTTGCACTTGAACATGGTCTGGATGGCTTCGTTGTTGAAGATATCGTGCAAAAAGCCGGTTACTCCAGAAGAACTTTCGCAAACTATTTCACATGCAAGGAAGAAGCTGTTGCGATGGGAGCTACAGCTGTTCACAATACTGCTGAGTTTGAGAATTTACTTACCATGATTCCCCCAAATACCTCCTTGCTTGACGTTCTGTATCAACTTATCCAGATGCAGCTTACAGCGGATCTCATAGGAAGATTGCGAGAACTTTTGTTACTTTCGAAAAAATATCCGGTGTTAGAACCGCATTTCCTCGGGGTACTGCATCATATGCAGACGACTGCGCAAGAAACATTGTTAGACTTGTCCAATGGAAATGATGACGAGGTATATACTTATCTACTTATAAACGCAGTTTACGGGATTATTCTTCCTTTAATTGACGGAAGGCTTAATGTGCTGCTCCCTGGACAAAAGAAAACGGACCACCCTAGCACTGAAGCTGTAGCATTCGATGAGTTTTTAGAAACCATGTTTGGTCATTTGCGCAAAGGATTCTAA